The following proteins are encoded in a genomic region of Planococcus lenghuensis:
- a CDS encoding YwaF family protein produces MQAWLAATSDHEFIPFSASHLTVLAVAGAGIVFLFLLKNRLKNEPHKFQWLRWTLLILLVVSEISYQSWTAAVGIWSFSGHVPLHLCGIASVIAILALLTWSRPLVQAAFYFGVIPAFLALITPELPYGYEHYRFWKFFVHHTAIPWACLFLALSKPSFITFRSVFAVFAFLLVYAAIIGFFINPRFEANYLYLSQLPTAATPLRFFGSGIWYYINLSAAALVLFLGQYGVWRLFIKKAD; encoded by the coding sequence ATGCAAGCGTGGCTGGCAGCTACATCCGATCATGAATTCATCCCATTTTCCGCCAGTCATCTAACCGTGCTGGCTGTGGCAGGAGCAGGCATTGTTTTCCTTTTTCTGCTGAAGAACCGGCTTAAAAATGAACCGCATAAATTCCAGTGGCTGCGCTGGACACTTCTCATCCTTCTGGTCGTGTCTGAAATCTCTTATCAGAGCTGGACAGCAGCAGTGGGTATCTGGAGTTTTTCCGGGCATGTGCCTCTTCACTTATGCGGAATTGCATCCGTTATCGCCATTTTGGCCCTGCTCACTTGGAGCCGGCCGCTGGTGCAGGCCGCTTTTTACTTTGGCGTCATCCCGGCATTTCTGGCACTGATCACTCCGGAACTCCCATACGGCTATGAACATTACCGGTTCTGGAAGTTTTTTGTACACCACACAGCCATCCCATGGGCCTGTCTTTTCCTGGCATTAAGCAAACCTTCATTCATTACGTTCCGCTCTGTATTCGCCGTCTTTGCATTTCTGCTGGTGTATGCGGCAATCATCGGCTTTTTTATCAATCCGCGGTTCGAGGCCAATTATTTATATTTATCCCAGCTTCCGACCGCTGCTACGCCCTTACGTTTTTTCGGTTCAGGAATCTGGTATTATATCAATTTAAGCGCCGCAGCGTTGGTCTTATTTCTCGGGCAGTATGGCGTCTGGCGGCTGTTTATTAAAAAAGCGGACTGA
- a CDS encoding GTP cyclohydrolase II, translating to MKQISLQPEALAVLKEKIRLIPTDEGATYLVGPVRLPVNLYGNTVEFQWYCWLNRCEVTEDYESIISQLSSANLAEYQQSSVLVYGDFKEAEDALIRMHSICHTGDIFGSKRCDCGYQLKESMQQIADYGAGALFYLANHEGRGIGLFSKAMAYVLQEEGYDTVEANEELGFADDARNYDDAIRVLKTLRTKPITLLTNNPRKLQALEQAGLENIRRVSLWGDISEHNERYLQTKINRSGHLQDERGNDENHE from the coding sequence ATGAAACAGATTTCACTCCAGCCGGAAGCATTGGCTGTTCTAAAAGAAAAAATCCGGTTAATTCCGACTGACGAAGGCGCTACTTATTTGGTGGGCCCTGTTCGGCTGCCTGTTAATTTATATGGCAATACGGTGGAATTCCAATGGTATTGTTGGCTGAACCGCTGTGAAGTGACAGAGGATTATGAAAGCATTATCAGTCAGCTGTCTTCAGCGAATCTGGCTGAGTATCAGCAATCGAGTGTATTGGTATATGGAGATTTTAAAGAAGCGGAAGATGCGCTGATCCGCATGCACTCGATCTGCCACACCGGTGACATCTTCGGCAGCAAACGCTGTGATTGCGGTTATCAGCTGAAAGAGTCCATGCAGCAGATTGCTGACTACGGGGCAGGTGCCTTGTTCTATTTGGCGAATCATGAAGGCAGGGGCATCGGACTATTCAGCAAAGCGATGGCTTATGTGCTGCAGGAAGAGGGTTATGACACGGTTGAGGCCAATGAAGAACTCGGTTTCGCAGATGATGCCAGGAATTACGATGATGCCATCCGGGTATTGAAAACGTTGCGCACAAAACCGATCACATTGCTGACCAATAACCCAAGAAAACTGCAGGCACTCGAGCAGGCCGGTCTTGAAAATATCCGGCGGGTTTCCCTTTGGGGGGACATTTCCGAGCATAACGAACGCTATCTGCAGACGAAAATCAATCGTTCCGGCCATCTGCAGGATGAGCGAGGCAATGATGAAAATCACGAATAA
- a CDS encoding saccharopine dehydrogenase family protein, whose amino-acid sequence MTGSWMIYGANGYTGELIAREAVKQGMTPILAGRSEEKVQALARELNLESRVFSLDQNVSSHLAGIRLVLHCAGPFQKTSAPMIEGCLAASAHYLDITGEISVFEHTHAQHERAAAAGIVLCSGAGFDVIPTDCTALRLKELLPEATQLALGFDSDSGASRGTLKTMISGLGSGSAERRDGQLIPVPLGSQARTIDFGRGFKSAMGIPWGDVSTAFFTTGIPNISTWIPMPKNRVRGARLASVARPLLNSSFVKHRLQKLIERKVTGPSETSRMQNPAFIWGEAVNSAGTALIVRIRTANVYDVTVFGALEMTARLRQHEFTGGSYTPALLFGSSFIEQLPGSGSFQVFWT is encoded by the coding sequence ATGACTGGCTCATGGATGATTTACGGCGCGAATGGCTATACAGGCGAATTGATTGCCCGGGAAGCGGTAAAACAGGGAATGACGCCGATTCTCGCCGGCAGAAGCGAAGAAAAAGTTCAGGCATTGGCCCGTGAGTTAAACCTCGAATCACGGGTGTTTTCCTTGGACCAGAATGTCAGCAGCCACCTTGCCGGCATCCGCCTCGTTCTGCATTGCGCCGGTCCGTTTCAGAAGACGAGCGCGCCAATGATTGAAGGTTGCCTTGCAGCAAGTGCTCATTACCTGGATATCACAGGAGAAATTTCCGTCTTTGAGCATACCCATGCTCAGCATGAACGGGCAGCAGCGGCAGGAATTGTCCTATGTTCAGGGGCCGGTTTTGATGTGATTCCCACTGACTGTACTGCACTTCGCCTGAAAGAGCTGCTGCCGGAAGCGACGCAATTGGCGTTGGGGTTCGATTCAGATTCCGGCGCTTCCCGCGGCACGCTGAAAACCATGATTTCCGGGCTAGGCAGCGGAAGCGCTGAACGGCGGGACGGCCAGCTCATCCCTGTGCCGCTCGGCAGTCAGGCGCGCACCATCGATTTTGGGCGCGGCTTCAAGTCAGCGATGGGCATTCCATGGGGAGATGTCTCCACCGCTTTTTTCACAACCGGCATCCCGAACATTTCCACATGGATTCCGATGCCCAAAAACCGAGTAAGAGGAGCCCGGCTGGCATCTGTCGCACGGCCGCTTTTAAATTCCTCGTTTGTAAAACACCGGTTGCAGAAACTGATCGAGCGTAAAGTGACAGGTCCAAGCGAGACTTCCCGAATGCAAAATCCGGCTTTCATCTGGGGAGAAGCAGTCAACAGCGCCGGTACGGCACTGATTGTCCGCATCCGGACGGCGAATGTCTACGATGTCACGGTATTCGGTGCACTGGAAATGACAGCCCGGCTTCGGCAGCACGAATTCACTGGCGGCAGTTATACACCCGCCCTGCTGTTCGGCTCATCATTTATCGAGCAATTACCCGGCTCCGGCTCATTTCAGGTTTTCTGGACATAA
- a CDS encoding 5' nucleotidase, NT5C type, protein MKFGFDIDDTLINLREHAFHIYREKLQQDVPISVFHALDRVEIHEPFGLTDTQGKEMWSASLEEIYYTSCPPYPNAVDTLLELEENGHEIYYITARPGEHGERTKKWMAAQGFPIRDDRFFCGVKDEEKVEIIRELQLDCYVDDKPAVVNTLKEDPIHVLLKDQTYNRHLDLPRLLDWAAFKSLTKG, encoded by the coding sequence ATGAAGTTCGGTTTTGATATTGATGACACACTCATCAACTTGCGTGAGCATGCTTTTCATATTTACCGGGAGAAACTGCAGCAGGATGTACCGATCAGTGTTTTTCATGCACTGGACCGGGTTGAGATTCATGAGCCGTTCGGTTTGACAGATACACAAGGGAAAGAGATGTGGAGCGCGTCTCTTGAAGAAATTTACTATACGTCCTGTCCTCCCTATCCAAATGCAGTCGATACGCTGCTGGAACTTGAAGAAAATGGCCATGAGATTTATTACATTACCGCCCGTCCAGGTGAACATGGCGAACGCACAAAAAAATGGATGGCGGCTCAGGGTTTTCCGATACGGGATGACCGATTTTTCTGTGGCGTGAAAGATGAAGAAAAGGTGGAAATCATCAGGGAATTACAGCTGGACTGCTATGTGGACGATAAGCCCGCCGTTGTTAATACACTGAAAGAAGATCCGATCCACGTGCTTCTGAAAGATCAGACATACAACCGGCATTTGGATTTGCCCCGACTGCTGGATTGGGCAGCGTTTAAGAGCTTGACGAAAGGGTAG
- a CDS encoding YwaF family protein, with the protein MKEWWAKTSEHLFEQFSPSHIGMMGVAAAGVAFITSLKDKLVRQLEKFKWLRVALLALLLASEVSYQAWTVSAGVWSVAGHLPLHLCAVASLAAVVALVTWNETLIQFAFFTGVIPPLIAVITPEVPYGYRHYRFWKFFLHHMSIPWSALFLATAKPHTITLRAAFKVYGLLAIYALFIGKGFNPATGANYLYLSQTPNAATPLDFLGSGRTYTINLAIAVMAMFLGQYCCWKFITQIPKKTGLTLPVFFRRVLVS; encoded by the coding sequence ATGAAAGAATGGTGGGCAAAAACATCTGAACATTTATTTGAACAATTTTCACCGAGCCACATCGGAATGATGGGGGTTGCAGCGGCCGGTGTAGCGTTTATAACTTCCCTGAAAGATAAACTGGTCCGGCAGCTGGAGAAATTCAAATGGCTCCGGGTGGCTTTACTTGCCCTTCTGCTGGCTTCAGAAGTTTCATACCAGGCGTGGACAGTCTCAGCAGGTGTCTGGAGCGTCGCCGGACATTTACCGCTGCATTTATGCGCCGTCGCTTCTCTAGCGGCTGTTGTTGCGCTCGTCACTTGGAACGAAACACTGATCCAATTCGCATTCTTTACAGGAGTCATTCCGCCGCTGATTGCCGTTATCACACCCGAAGTGCCATACGGGTACCGGCATTACCGGTTCTGGAAGTTCTTCCTGCATCATATGAGCATCCCTTGGTCTGCGCTGTTCCTGGCAACTGCAAAGCCGCATACCATTACATTGCGGGCAGCCTTTAAGGTATATGGCCTGCTCGCGATCTATGCGCTCTTTATTGGAAAGGGTTTTAATCCGGCGACCGGCGCGAATTACCTGTATCTGTCTCAGACGCCGAACGCCGCCACGCCGCTCGATTTTCTTGGCAGCGGCCGGACGTACACCATCAATCTCGCCATTGCCGTGATGGCCATGTTCCTCGGCCAGTACTGCTGCTGGAAGTTCATTACTCAAATACCAAAAAAGACAGGCTTAACACTGCCTGTCTTTTTTCGTCGGGTTCTTGTCTCCTGA
- a CDS encoding GNAT family N-acetyltransferase produces MQDYLHKPERNLYVMEQEGVIAGCIGIELTENMRGQIRHIAVSPKMRGRQMGRNMITEIHRLHGLLQLHAETDCDAAGFYRRCGFNISSLGEKYPGVERFLCVKRWEVRIAPSSPVT; encoded by the coding sequence TTGCAGGATTATCTCCACAAACCTGAGCGAAATCTTTATGTGATGGAACAAGAAGGCGTTATAGCGGGCTGCATCGGCATTGAACTCACGGAGAACATGCGGGGGCAAATCCGGCATATCGCTGTTTCTCCGAAAATGCGCGGCCGGCAGATGGGCCGGAACATGATTACTGAAATTCATCGTTTACATGGATTACTGCAGCTCCACGCCGAAACAGATTGTGATGCAGCCGGCTTTTACCGGCGCTGCGGTTTCAACATCAGCAGCCTGGGCGAGAAGTATCCGGGTGTAGAGCGGTTTTTATGTGTGAAACGCTGGGAGGTGAGAATAGCTCCAAGTTCTCCTGTTACCTAA
- a CDS encoding GNAT family N-acetyltransferase, with the protein MISQYSKGFLTGESVLLRSITEADHAAIFAVENVMESRLLMDDSIPFPATDADHAAFLARANDSEKGNHLFAIELVGDKTVIGTTGVYGVDWKKGTGQVGISIGPDFQGKGHGTDAMRVLIDFVFTYMRLNKIKLEVYSFNPQAVASYEKCGFKVEGTLREELFRFGAYHDSHLMGLLRREWETQKTGQ; encoded by the coding sequence ATGATTAGCCAATACAGCAAGGGATTTTTGACAGGTGAATCGGTGCTGCTTCGCAGTATTACTGAAGCGGACCATGCAGCTATATTTGCAGTGGAAAATGTGATGGAAAGCCGGCTGCTGATGGATGACAGCATCCCGTTTCCAGCAACAGATGCAGATCATGCGGCTTTTCTGGCTAGAGCCAATGATAGCGAAAAAGGGAATCATTTATTCGCAATTGAGCTGGTGGGTGACAAGACTGTAATTGGAACGACCGGCGTCTATGGCGTGGATTGGAAAAAAGGGACAGGTCAAGTCGGAATTTCCATCGGCCCCGATTTTCAAGGGAAAGGGCATGGCACGGATGCAATGCGTGTGCTCATCGATTTCGTCTTTACATACATGCGGCTGAATAAGATTAAATTGGAAGTTTACAGCTTTAATCCACAAGCTGTGGCTTCATATGAAAAATGCGGATTTAAAGTGGAAGGAACGCTCCGGGAAGAGTTATTCCGCTTTGGGGCGTATCATGATTCCCACCTAATGGGGCTGTTGCGCCGGGAATGGGAAACGCAAAAGACAGGCCAATGA